In Zingiber officinale cultivar Zhangliang chromosome 9B, Zo_v1.1, whole genome shotgun sequence, the genomic window GAAAGCTCAGGGGAAATCCtcaggttgtttctttttagaccccCTATCTGAAGTGTGGGTCTGGTCCTTTGAAACTATAGGTATCCTATGTTGTCGTGAACCGGTGGTATGCCTTTCAAAAGTCGTCCGCCTCTTGGCTTCCTTGAACAATTCATATTCTTCGGATATCATGGTGACATTGATCTTACCAATATCCTCCATCGTCACATTCCAGAACAAGTGGAGAAGATTTTCATAGAcgatgccaaattgatcctgtttgAAATTTGAGTTAGGTGAAAGCCGACGGAGATGGCGTTGGTGTTGATGGAGAGACGACTTTGACGCACCCTATGTATGCACTTTGGAAAGGCGAACCCCCATGTGGAACCTCCAAAGGCTATGGTAGGAGAACTGATGGTACTTAGaatctgcacacactcagacaatcaCACGGAGCATTAGAGACCAAAAATCAGGGAAAAAAATCCTCGGCGCAAGCCCTTCAACGcttaagtcaggtcctttttccatAGAAAAGCAATGTACGATGGAAAAAAGAACTGTTGAAGATGAGTGCATATGTGTGTGTACATAGCCAAagaagaggacctccctttttatatgacactgCATACCTTTAGAGTCTGACCATTGTCAGAGAATGTCAAATGTCAGGGTCTGTCGAGTGAAAGAGGTTGTACGACAAACTCCTATTGGTAGAAGGAAGGTTCCACTCTCAGGGAGTGGCAGACCACTGAAATATTCCCTGGCAACTTGCAGTTattctttgacattgttgtcgttTAGTGTTTTCCGTCCCACCCATGTTCAGCTACAACCAGCTCGAGACGACCGCTCAGATGTGCTACCAAGACCGAGCTTGGATGATAAGCTGTGGTGAACTGACCGGGCTTTTTCTGAGACTATAACGAGAGACCCATCTTTCATAATTTGACCGTTGAAGAGCCAATCAaaagtttagtaaaaataccatgACCATGTATAAAGCTTGAGCTGGGTCAATTTGATCGATCAGGAGCAAGCCAGGAACTAGTTTAGGCTTCGTCTTACGTCTCAGATCTGGGGACCTGCCCTGCCTATGACCGACCATGAATTATACGGCTGATGATCTGAGGCAGTCTGATTCCCGTCTTCCCTTACCTATTGACTGCCACGTCCTCTTACAATTGACTATCACGTCCTTTTGACTATTGACTATCACGTTctcttgactattgactgtcacGTCGTCTTGATTATTGACTGTCACATTCCCTTGATTTTTGATTGTCAAGTctctttgacttttgacctcttgGCCTTATCGGGTCCCTCATTTCCGCACCATATCATTTATACACTGTATACCTATACCTGATAGACAAACTAAATCAATTAAGCAGTTTaatacttgaattttttttctcgGATGACTTCTCTGTAAGAGCAAATATTTATGATCTCATATTtacatcatcaatcaaatatctcaTCCCATAAATATATTAAATCCTACAATTAAATATCTCacaaatcaaatatttatgggGTCTACTTATTAAATATCCCACTCTCAAATATTTCATATTTtagtattaaatattttaaaaaaaacaaagaaagacAAAAATCACCCGAGATAACTTAACGCTATGCCACTTTGATTTCAAATCTCATCCAAATAATTTCCTTCCAATGAGGAATAAATGAGAATATTTGAGATTAAGGGTATTTGGAAACATATCTTCTCTAAATATTTTGGATGCCAATCATACAGTTGCCAATTTGCTCAAATAAAAGTTGCACACTTGCACCTTCAAATTGAATGCGTCTCTTCGTCTTCGAATCTCTGCCGGAAACACACCTATAATGTGATCATGCATCTGGGAAATATTCATCAAATTAATATCACCAGGATTCTGTATATATGCATGTGATTCAGATCTCCTGATTTGGTCAAAATGGATTGTAACAGGGAGGATGCGAAGAGGATCATGGAGCTTGCGGAGATCAAGTTCAAGGCCAACGACGTCGAGGGAGCCAAGTGCATTGCCCAAAAGGCCTGCGACATGTTCGGCGACCTTCCAGACATCCGCCGCGCCGTCGCAGCCTACGAGGTCCACCTCGCGGCCGCCCAGAAGAACTGGCACGCCGTCCTCCGCCTCCGCCCTGGCGAGGACGACCAGCAGAAGGTCCGCGAGCAGTTCCTCAAGATGTCCATCCTCACGCACCCTGACAAGAACTCCTCCTCGGCAGCCGACGGCGCATTCAAGTTCGTCATGGAGGCCTGGAGCCGGCTATCCATTATGGCCGCCCGCAGCAAAAGCAGCAACAGCAACGCCAAAGATGACGACAACAACAACAATGCGGAAAGTGGCCGCAAAAGGCaacaggaggaagaggagagcagCAAGAGCAACAAGAAGCGGCATGAGGAAGAGGAGACCAACAAGAAGCGGCATGAGGAAGAGGAGACCAACAAGAGCAGCAATACGGACGACGTTTGCCCGCAGTGCGTCGACGGATGCTGCAAGTTCCTGGACAAGGAGCGGACCATCAAAAGGTGCGAAACGTGCAAGCTGATCGTCCTTATGGCCAGGGATTTGAACTTCAAGTTGAGGGTGGAAGGTCGCGGCACGGTCAAGTTGGCCTGGGAGAAGCTGAGGATCGAAGTGCAGAGCGCAAACAAGGTGAACATCCAGGGAGGAGGATGCATTGAAATTACTCCCACCAATTCTGATGAATAGCTAGTTTCTTCCTTATAGAACTATTTTAGTTaaattcaagttttttttttttgactaaattaaattgattttgttgaagtttaaataatttataaaaaatatttaatttaattgcattttatatataataattttaattaaattagattaatttgATTATTATATTATAGAAGCTATGAGTGTAATTAGTaccataataaaaatatattaaaatattatttattttttaaaataaagatgcccttttaatttttatctaaaataataaagaaaaagaaaaataaagtaaaaagacattctaaatcaaaagaaatatcaaatgaatgcctctgttaaaaaaaaaaatcaaaagggtcCCTTATCAACTttcctttttt contains:
- the LOC122022953 gene encoding uncharacterized protein LOC122022953; its protein translation is MDCNREDAKRIMELAEIKFKANDVEGAKCIAQKACDMFGDLPDIRRAVAAYEVHLAAAQKNWHAVLRLRPGEDDQQKVREQFLKMSILTHPDKNSSSAADGAFKFVMEAWSRLSIMAARSKSSNSNAKDDDNNNNAESGRKRQQEEEESSKSNKKRHEEEETNKKRHEEEETNKSSNTDDVCPQCVDGCCKFLDKERTIKRCETCKLIVLMARDLNFKLRVEGRGTVKLAWEKLRIEVQSANKVNIQGGGCIEITPTNSDE